A window of Cryptomeria japonica chromosome 3, Sugi_1.0, whole genome shotgun sequence contains these coding sequences:
- the LOC131066357 gene encoding uncharacterized protein LOC131066357 — protein sequence MAPCQILLVLLLGLSLQFCNCSRQIRDAAEQQNIRGGHRLLQDTYMPSGAPSANHDEMAGAKTQSFTRLTDEMVEKKPTSELPLSGKQKQLNMKLKGHEAPDSFIINTSPKLKAISQAKPLNSEYLTSLACCETEILRKSLSKSRERSSSRRRSFLGSSQSAEDSMNSTAVSSPPENQYSAGGEIMEMDYSPAHRKPPIHNEVSLP from the exons ATGGCGCCATGTCAGATTCTTCTTGTTTtgctcttaggtctctccctccaaTTCTGCAATTGCAGCAGACAGATAAGAG ATGCAGCTGAGCAGCAGAATATTAGAGGTGGTCATAGACTATTACAGGACACCTATATGCCTTCTGGAGCCCCCTCTGCTAATCATGAT GAAATGGCTGGTGCTAAAACACAGTCTTTCACAAGATTGACAGATGAAATGGTGGAGAAAAAACCCACATCTGAATTGCCTTTGTCTGGGAAGCAGAAGCAGCTCAACATGAAGCTCAAAG GACATGAAGCTCCAGAttctttcatcatcaacacttcACCTAAACTAAAGGCAATCTCTCAGGCAAAGCCTCTCAATTCTGAATATCTTACTTCATTAGCATGTTGT GAGACAGAAATCCTGAGGAAAAGCTTATCTAAGTCCAGAGAAAGAAGCAGCAGCAGGAGGAGAAGCTTTTTGGGCTCTTCACAGTCAGCAGAAGATAGTATGAATAGTACTGCTGTCTCTTCTCCCCCAGAGAATCAATATTCAGCAGGAggagaaatcatggaaatggattATTCTCCTGCACATAGGAAGCCTCCCATACACAACGAAGTATCATTACCTTGA